A single window of Eucalyptus grandis isolate ANBG69807.140 chromosome 1, ASM1654582v1, whole genome shotgun sequence DNA harbors:
- the LOC120295287 gene encoding MDIS1-interacting receptor like kinase 2-like has product MTKSTPTSPLSLCLFLCLIFSLPFQASPSPTTEAQALVKWKNSLSPPPPPPSLSSWSLTNIPHLCNWTGIACNGGGLVTDISLPGSSLNGTLDALDLASFSNLTRFDIRFLELANNSFEGAIPRSIGQLRKLEKLELRINELTSSIPSELGLCANLTYLALAENSISGELPLSLSNLVRLSEFGASDNRLSGELLPEFLTNWTKLISLQLHNNFLSGQIPTEIRSLTKVRYLYLGNNSLSGSIPTGIGSFKNLLQLDLSINNLSGQIPPEIGNLTKLNSLSMHSNLFSGTIPPEVGNLTLLTYLDLSMNQLYGEVPETISRLANLQWISLFMNNFSGGIPRDFGKYSPSLSDVIFWDNSFTGELPPDLCSGFALHYFKVHGNNFTGPLPDCLKNCSRLTSVRLDSNQFTADITSTFGVHPNLVYVSLSNNQFVGTLSARWGDCMNLTNLQIDGNKISGRIPPELGKLSQLRVLTLSNNELTGRIPDEMGDLGELFRLNLSNNHLAGNIPFSLGKLSKLSYLDLSANVLSGGIPDELANFENLLSLNLSNNNLLGNIPSEVGKLSTLQLLLDLSHNSLAGSIPSNLAKLTKLESLNLSHNNLSGMIPASLSNMESISSIDLSYNKLTGPVPSGRIFQQAPESAFIGNSGLCRNMTGLSPWGMSCKSTHHRKKVLVGVSVGVSCLLLLAILIVVILLVLWRQKRLLNEEIKHLKKHEKSEQIIWEMLRKFTFSDIAKATNDFSEEYCIGKGGFGSIYKAVLASSQIVTVKKLNAPESGNVPAVNCQSFENEIHVLTQVRHRNVIKLHGFCSMRGCIYLVYEFVERGSLAKILYGGTGAAELD; this is encoded by the exons ATGACAAAATCAACTCCAACCAGCCCTCTCTCCCTCTGCCTCTTCCTCTGTCTCATCTTCTCGCTTCCATTTCAGGCCTCACCATCGCCGACCACAGAGGCGCAAGCTCTGGTCAAATggaagaactctctctctcctcctcctccaccaccttcTCTGAGCTCATGGTCACTCACCAACATCCCCCATCTCTGCAACTGGACTGGCATTGCCTGCAACGGGGGCGGGTTGGTCACAGATATCAGCCTCCCTGGCTCAAGCCTCAACGGCACGCTCGATGCGCTCGACTTGGCTTCATTCTCGAACCTGACCCGCTTTGAC ATCAGGTTCTTGGAGCTGGCGAACAATTCCTTCGAAGGGGCGATTCCTCGCTCCATTGGACAATTGAGAAAGCTTGAAAAGCTTGAATTGAGAATAAACGAGTTGACCTCTTCGATCCCTTCGGAGCTCGGGCTCTGTGCTAACCTCACCTACTTAGCCCTTGCCGAGAATTCGATCTCTGGGGAGCTGCCTCTCTCACTGTCCAATCTGGTCAGATTGTCGGAATTTGGAGCTTCAGATAATCGCCTGTCTGGTGAGTTACTGCCTGAATTCTTGACGAATTGGACCAAACTTATTTCTCTGCAACTCCACAACAATTTTCTCTCTGGGCAAATTCCGACTGAAATTCGAAGCTTGACCAAGGTCAGATACCTCTACTTGGGCAACAATTCGCTCTCCGGCTCCATCCCTACGGGGATTGGGAGCTTCAAGAATTTGCTCCAATTAGACCTTTCAATAAACAATCTCTCCGGGCAAATTCCGCCCGAAATTGGAAACCTAACCAAGCTCAATTCCCTCTCCATGCACAGCAATTTGTTCTCAGGGACTATTCCTCCGGAGGTCGGGAATCTCACATTGTTGACCTATCTCGACCTTAGCATGAACCAGCTTTATGGAGAGGTCCCCGAGACCATCTCTCGCCTTGCTAACTTACAGTGGATCTCTTTGTTCATGAACAATTTCTCGGGAGGAATACCACGTGATTTCGGCAAGTACAGCCCTTCTCTGAGCGATGTTATATTTTGGGACAACAGCTTCACCGGAGAACTGCCGCCAGATTTATGCAGCGGCTTTGCTCTTCATTATTTCAAGGTTCATGGGAATAACTTCACGGGGCCGCTGCCCGACTGCTTGAAGAATTGTTCGAGGCTGACGAGTGTCCGTCTAGACAGCAATCAGTTCACTGCAGATATCACGAGCACGTTTGGAGTTCATCCGAATCTGGTCTATGTAAGCCTTAGCAACAACCAATTTGTCGGGACTCTCTCGGCACGATGGGGAGACTGTATGAATCTCACAAATTTGCAAATAGATGGTAACAAAATCTCTGGCCGCATCCCACCAGAGCTCGGGAAATTGTCTCAGTTGCGCGTCCTGACATTATCCAACAATGAATTGACTGGGAGAATTCCCGACGAGATGGGAGATCTGGGGGAGTTGTTCAGActgaacttgagcaacaatcaTTTGGCTGGAAATATTCCTTTCTCGTTAGGAAAGTTATCGAAACTCAGTTATCTTGATCTGTCGGCGAACGTGTTGAGCGGTGGCATACCTGACGAGCTAGCGAATTTCGAGAATTTACTGAGcttgaacttgagcaacaacaatTTGTTAGGTAACATACCATCCGAGGTCGGGAAGTTGTCCACGCTACAGTTACTCCTAGACTTGAGCCACAATTCCCTAGCAGGATCAATTCCCTCCAATTTGGCAAAGCTTACTAAACTAGAAAGTCTCAATCTTTCGCATAATAATTTGTCAGGTATGATCCCGGCTTCTCTCTCCAACATGGAGAGTATAAGCTCTATAGACTTATCGTACAACAAGCTAACGGGTCCAGTTCCTAGTGGTAGGATCTTCCAACAAGCACCCGAAAGTGCTTTTATAGGGAATTCGGGCTTGTGTCGAAACATGACTGGATTATCTCCTTGGGGCATGAGCTGTAAATCGACCCACCATAGAAAAAAAGTTCTGGTTGGTGTGAGCGTTGGCGTGAGCTGCTTACTACTTCTAGCGATTCTAATTGTTGTGATTTTGCTGGTGCTTTGGCGGCAAAAAAGGCTTCTCAATGAAGAGATCAAGCATCTTAAAAAGCACGAGAAATCGGAGCAGATCATTTGGGAAATGTTAAGGAAGTTCACATTCAGCGACATCGCCAAGGCCACCAATGATTTTAGCGAAGAGTATTGCATTGGAAAAGGCGGGTTCGGGAGCATTTACAAGGCCGTATTGGCTAGCAGCCAAATCGTCACCGTCAAGAAGCTCAACGCACCAGAATCCGGCAACGTTCCAGCGGTCAACTGCCAGAGTTTCGAGAACGAAATCCATGTGTTGACCCAGGTTCGGCATCGCAACGTGATCAAGCTCCACGGATTTTGTTCCATGAGAGGTTGCATTTACTTGGTCTATGAGTTTGTTGAGAGAGGCAGTCTGGCAAAGATCTTGTATGGAGGAACAGGAGCAGCTGAATTGGATTGA